A stretch of DNA from Paenibacillus albus:
ACATGTAGGTTTTGCATCTCCTTTTAGTTGGCGGAATGGAATGGAAATAGATTTGGATTAATATAAATATTAATCAATAAATAAAATAGCTACTTATGTATTTATTAAACTACAGACCGTTCTACTTTTCAACGCTTTTATTGGAAAGTCCGTTTACTTAGAGCCTATCCCGCCAATCGCCTAGCACAACGCGGTGTACATCTTAATAGCATGTGGTGAAGTCATCCTCACTTTCCAAATGGAGGAAAACTATGCAAATCAAACGGCGCACTCTCACTCAGGCAACACGCTGCCGGCGACAAAGGCATGATCATGAATATGAAGGCAGCACGAAGCTTGCCGAAACGGGCAATGATCGTCACAATCACCGATTTGCCGGCGTCACTGGTCAGGCGATTCGGGTTGGCAACAGCCACGTCCATGAGATCGATTTATCACGAACTGATTTTCTCGACCACTTCCACCAGCTCAAGAAGATTACGACTGGACCGGCGATCCCGGTCGGCAATGGCAAGCATGTACACTTCGTTTCAGGCAAAACGACCCGAGTTGACGGCCACGTGCATCAATTCAATTTCGCCACCTTAATCGACTCGCCGCTCACCTAACACAAAAAAAGGTACAGTCCGCTTCTTTTTCAGAGCGCTACTGTACCTTTATTTAAGGACTAAACGTCTTTCCGGACGGCCTTGCTTACGATGTTCACGAGCTCACTTGCATAAGTCTCTAAGTCAACCTGTTTCGTAATGCCCGTGTACGACATGTACTCGCCGATAGCGCCTTGGATGACGCTCGCCATGACATCAACATGGAAGGCGCCGAACTCCCCATGCTGCTGGCCCTCGTTTAATATCCGCTTCAGCTCTGCAATGACTAGATCTCCCTCGCCATCATCGCCTAACTTGTAATAAGGGACATTTTCCGGCGAACGCCCGTTGAATATAATTTCAAGCAGTGCTGCATTCCTCGCAGGATGCGTTCCTTGGTAAGCCAGACTCGCTTCAATGAACAGCCGCAGCTTCTCCATCGCCTTATCTGCTCTGCCGACCCGCTCCAGAATATAGGAGGACGATTGCTCCAGCAGTCTCATAATCAAATCGTTCATCAGATCGTTCTTATCGGCAAAATGGTACGAGATGAGCGCTGTGCTAATGCCCGCCCGCTTCGCAATTTGCGATAGACTTGCGCTTACATAGCCAATCTCGTCCAGCGTCTTGATCGCAGCCTCGACGATTTGTTCTCTCCGCGCTTCCGCGATGAACGATTGCTTGCTTTCTTTGCCCGCTTCCTTCATTTACGCTACCTCTTTTTGAATTTTTGAAGTACGGATCTTACGACGAAGATCATAGCGACGACGAGCAGCGCCTTGTTGAAAGGTGTTGAGAACAGTTTGGTGAATAGCTCGCTTGCTTCCCCTTGGAACAAGCCGATTGCTACGCGTACGAGCAGAATGATGAGATTAGCGAATAAGATGATCGGAATGGCCGCGATGCTTGCAGTAAAAAGAGACCAGCCGGCAGCTGCCTTGCCAGCGATGAATAACAGCGTTGAGAGCAGGCAAAGCATGCCGATCAGCGTAATGATTGCAGGACGTATCCAGCCATACCACTCGAAGCTTGGCGGGTCGACAATCTCGTGATATTTTATCCAGGTGTACCACAGTGCGGCTACTCCGAGAAGAGCGCTTAGAAAAGGTGCGAGTGTGAGCAGCCACTTTGGTGTTGGTTCGTTCAGCTTGGTGTCGTTCATGCGGACTCCTCCTACGGTGATTCGGTTGATTAACTAAATGAATTTTTGATTACTCGATCAAATATTAGCACGGCGAAATTTGGCAGTCAAGGAGGATAAACGCGTATAATAGAACCATCTGAGTTCAACTTTGACGAAAAGAGGCTTGTGCAGCATGTCTGTTACTACGATTGGTACCATTACAACCATTCGCCGATATCCGGTAAAATCCATGGCAGGAGAAGTGCTCCAGAGCAGCCGCATTGACAGCTACGGCTTGTACGGCGACCGCTCCTATGCGTTTATTGATGAGACTAAGGAAGGCTGGGATCGGTATTTTACGGCACGAAACGCTTCTCAGCTGTTAAGCTACCGAGCATCTTTGGGCGAAAATGCGGGAACCTCCGTGGAAAGTACGGGGGTTGCGGCGGAAAGTACAGCGACAGCGGAAGGAAGCGTAGGGATAGTGGAAGGAAGCGTAGGGATAGTGGAAGGAAGTGCAGGAAAGGCGGAAGAACGTGCAGCGACGGTGGACAGGTTCCCGCCTGTTGCGATTACCGCTCCCGATGGGCGGAAGCTGCAATGGAATGAGGAATTGCTGCAGGAGATCCAGCAGTTCGCCAAGCCAGAGCTCTCCCTGCTCGAACATAGACCATCTTCCCCGGAGCTGCTCGCCGTGGATGCATCAAGCATACTCATCGTGACCGATAAGTCGGTGCGGAAGCTGGAAGCCATGTGGGGCAAACCGCTCGATCCGCTTCGATTCCGCGCAAACCTGCTCGTAACCCTTGAGGATGAAGACGGCGATGAAGGCAGCTGGCTCGGCAAGCGGCTTATCGTTGGCACCGCTGAGCTGCAGATCGATGAATATTGCGAGCGCTGTTCGATGATCACCATTGACCCCGAGACGTTCGATCGCGACCCGTCGCTGCTGCGCAAAGTCAATGAAGAGTTGAATTTACATTTTGGAGTATACGCTTCTGTCGTGAAGCCGGGGCATGTAAGGGTTGGAGATGGGGTTTACTGGGCTTAAGGATGATGGTCCGGGGAAGGGCTGCCACAGGGCCGGCAATTAACCGCTTGCTTATGACGTTGCGTCATAAGTTAAGCTTGTGTCAGTGGAAGGAGGTGTCGCGATGAGTGATGAGGAGCTATACCGCGCGAGCGCTTTTGCGAAGAAGGCCGGCGTGTCCGTCCGAACGCTGCAGTTCTACGATAAGTCTGGCGTGCTGTCTCCATCATCGCGCACAGCTTCGGGTCATCGGCTGTATCGGGAAGCGGATTTGGCCAGCTTGCAGCATATTTTGGCGCTCAAATTTCTCGGCTTCTCGCTTGATGAACTGAAGTCACTCCGCCAGATGGAGCCTCAGCAATTCGGCGATGCTCTGGGTGCCCAGAAGCAGATGCTGCTAGAGCAGCGCGCCCATCTGGACGCGGTTCTGCATGCGATTGAGAAAGCAGAAAGGCTGGTCCCGTCGAATGACGGACCAGCCCTGGCAGACGCGCTCACGAAACTAATTGAGGTGATGCAGATGGAACTGAAGCCAAGCTGGGTCGCTGCTTATTTGACTCCGGAAGAGCGGCAAACCATGCGTCAAATTACGGCTGAGTCTTACTCGCCGCAAGCAAAGCAGACGCTGGCGGAGCAGCCCTTCGCCAATGAAACCGGCCGATTGTACCGGCAGTTTCGAGAGGAGCTGAAGCGCCTCTGCGAAGCAGGCGCCGACCCAAGCAGCCCTGAGGCGCAAAGCCTCGCCCGGCAGCTGCAGGATCTGAACGCCCGGCGTGCGCAGGGCGATCCCGAAATTGTCGCGGGCATGAAGCGAGCTTGGGCCGCGCTGAATGCGCTGCCCGCGGAGCAGCAGCCCGCGATGTACGCCATGAGCGCGGAGGAGCAGGCGTTCATCCGCGCGGCGAGCGTGATTTTGTATAGCAAGCGGTAGAGGGCGGTGTATAGCCCTCTCTTCGCACTGCTACCTACCGAATTTTTGCCACTTCCGCTCCCCAAGAGCGGGTTTGCCCTCTCTCAACCACTATTTTCGCGGTTTTCTCGCTTGAGCACGGCTTTTCCCTCTCTCCGCACAACCACCTGC
This window harbors:
- a CDS encoding YmaF family protein: MQIKRRTLTQATRCRRQRHDHEYEGSTKLAETGNDRHNHRFAGVTGQAIRVGNSHVHEIDLSRTDFLDHFHQLKKITTGPAIPVGNGKHVHFVSGKTTRVDGHVHQFNFATLIDSPLT
- a CDS encoding TetR/AcrR family transcriptional regulator, encoding MKEAGKESKQSFIAEARREQIVEAAIKTLDEIGYVSASLSQIAKRAGISTALISYHFADKNDLMNDLIMRLLEQSSSYILERVGRADKAMEKLRLFIEASLAYQGTHPARNAALLEIIFNGRSPENVPYYKLGDDGEGDLVIAELKRILNEGQQHGEFGAFHVDVMASVIQGAIGEYMSYTGITKQVDLETYASELVNIVSKAVRKDV
- a CDS encoding MOSC domain-containing protein; the protein is MSVTTIGTITTIRRYPVKSMAGEVLQSSRIDSYGLYGDRSYAFIDETKEGWDRYFTARNASQLLSYRASLGENAGTSVESTGVAAESTATAEGSVGIVEGSVGIVEGSAGKAEERAATVDRFPPVAITAPDGRKLQWNEELLQEIQQFAKPELSLLEHRPSSPELLAVDASSILIVTDKSVRKLEAMWGKPLDPLRFRANLLVTLEDEDGDEGSWLGKRLIVGTAELQIDEYCERCSMITIDPETFDRDPSLLRKVNEELNLHFGVYASVVKPGHVRVGDGVYWA
- a CDS encoding MerR family transcriptional regulator, which produces MSDEELYRASAFAKKAGVSVRTLQFYDKSGVLSPSSRTASGHRLYREADLASLQHILALKFLGFSLDELKSLRQMEPQQFGDALGAQKQMLLEQRAHLDAVLHAIEKAERLVPSNDGPALADALTKLIEVMQMELKPSWVAAYLTPEERQTMRQITAESYSPQAKQTLAEQPFANETGRLYRQFREELKRLCEAGADPSSPEAQSLARQLQDLNARRAQGDPEIVAGMKRAWAALNALPAEQQPAMYAMSAEEQAFIRAASVILYSKR